A region of the Procambarus clarkii isolate CNS0578487 chromosome 29, FALCON_Pclarkii_2.0, whole genome shotgun sequence genome:
TATTGTGCAGGTCTCCTGAGGATGATCACTTCATCGATGTTGGAGGGGGTCATCCCTTCCTAGCAGCAGTGGCTGTGGACAGCCTGCCGGTCACTTTCCATCAAGCCGGTCTAAAGTACACTTATTGCAGGAGAGGTGACCTAGTGCTCCGTTTTCACCATGAAAATCGTAATCCTGAGACTGGACAGGTAAGCATAGCCACATCTTCATCAAATATGTTTGAAGTGTATACTGAATTGTACATTTATACCAATATATAATGCTACTGACGATGTAACATCTAACCCTTATTAACCTGCACACCCACTCGTAAAACATTTTTTTCTGACAATGGGGAAAAAACCTTGGAATCATTTTAGTTTGGCAGTAGTGAGGTGCACATGTTGAAAACATCAAATCCGATAAAGTAATTAATTTTTCAAGCATTTTAAACTACTGTATTTGTAAAACTTTGTTCATTTGTTTAATTGTGATTTCATGATATCTCTTAGTGATTAACACTAATATCATTCAACCCTTAAACTGATCTTATCTTTAAGCAATATGCTGATGACTCTCCTATTGTCTGTAGGTGAGTAATAGATGTctccttatattttatttttaaatatttttactcTTCCTTACATAcctatataatatacagtacttgAATGGTGGAGGATGAATACAAGTATGATTCTTAATATCACTAATGCACAGAATGTTTTGGGCATAAAGTaaaaaaaattatgagaaaaatGGTTCGAAGCAGAGGCATCGGTAAATGTATGATAACGCACCCAACATGGTGCAATTTTTTTAATAATGTCCAGGAAGGTAACTAAGGTTTTCAGGATTTTCCCATTATGACAAATGATTGCCAGAGGTCAAATGACACTTTAAATATTATGAGGCACATTAAATCACCTACAGACAGCAGGAGCATCATCGGTATATTAAATATGATAGGATCAGTTTAAGGGTTGAATGATAGTGATTATCACTAATAAGAGATATCGTGAAATCACAATCGCAACAATCATTAGCTTTGTTTATCTAGGGAGTGCTTAATTTCCTTTTAGTGGTTGCTTGTGCTttctggtatttttttttttattgagctCAGATCTCCTTTACTCCATGCCTTACAGGCTGAGCCAGATTCTGGTTCTTGATTTCAGATCTGGTTCTTGATTTCAGAACATAAAGGATGGAGCTGAAGAGACCTGACATGTTGGGCTATCATTTAAGTCACAAGTCACTGACAGATTCTCTCAGAAAATATGACTGAAGAAATTGTTAATGTTGAACTAGGTGTGAACTGTACTGTAGCTGTATAAAACCATTCATTCCATCATCATTTGTCACATACTAATTATAAAATACAATACACTATTTTCAGGATGTGGTGGCAAAAGAGGGGCGTCAGGTATTCCACTTCTCACTTAATCCTGTTGACTTTGAGGACATACGTTCAAACATGGATAAAGTATATGTTTATGAGGAGAGAAGTGTCTGTCTACAGGGCATCCGTGCTGTCAGGTTTCCACCAGCAGATGAAATTCAAACAGAAGATATTGGCATAATTGGGACGGACACAAATGAAAAGTCACTAGATAATAAACAAAACTTAAATGAAGAGATAGAAAAAACTAGCATGAATAAGAGAGATTCAGGAAAAAAAAGCTTTGAAGAAAATGATAAAGATGATTTCCAGCCCACCTCGGGTGCTAGGGCAATGAATGTAGAAACTAAAGATAAAAATTTAGGTAAAGAATTAGAAGCAAGGAAATCTGCAGAGCTTTCTGATGACAGAATCATGGTGGCTATGAAGGACCAGAGTCTTTTATTGGGTCGGGTGGATGCAGCCACGAAGACTAAGGTGTGCAATGAAAAGTGGACAGCCACACTGAAGAACCTCTTTCCTACTATCCCACCAGCCAAGGTGAACCTTGCTGTACTTAAGATGATCCAGAAACAGTCTTGAATGAAACCAGAACTTAGACCTAAAGTTTGTTTCCCTCCTGCAAagaactacttgtttcttaatgagTGTTTTACTTCCAGTAAAACTCAAACAAAACGAGACATTTTAGCAAGCAAGAATTAGTCTGCcaggtacgtacacacacacacactatatagatactcgcctagttgtacttgcaggggttgagttctggctctttggtcctgcctctcaactggtgtacagattcctgaacctactgggctctatcatatctacatttgaaaccgtgtctggagtctgcctccaccacatcactgcctaatgcattaaatgttaactattctgacactgaaaaagttctttctaacatccctgtggctcatttggatactcaatttccacctgtattcacctagttgtgcttgcgggggtcgagctctgctTTTTTGAcctgcctctaaactgtcaatcaactgttactatttctttttctccacacacacatacaagcccataccttgtcaagcacaagaagctggaaaaagttcagaggtatgccactaggctagtcccagaaccaagaggaaaagctgcgtgaaatgaacctcacgacactagaagacagaataaggggaaacatgatcactacttacaaaattctcagaggaattgacagggttgaaaaggataaactgtttaacacggcaggggggtggggggagggaattacgcaaacaaggggacacaggtggaaaccgagtacccaagtgagccaaATGGACGTTAGAACGAAATTTTtcggtgtcagaatagttaacagatggaatgcactaggaagtgatgtggtggaagctgactccatacagtttcaaatatagatatggtagagcccagtaggctcaggaatctgtacatcagttgaatgacagtcgagaggcgggaccgaagagccaaagctcaacccctgcaagcacaactaaggcGAGTACAAACACACTGTGTTCTCTTGTTCGTATTCCACCCATGTTAAAAAGTTTCTTTATCTATCCTGTTAATTTCTCCAAGAATTTTGTA
Encoded here:
- the LOC123765054 gene encoding uncharacterized protein isoform X1 gives rise to the protein MGRPYRMVLLDRHRAIKFLEDVGIVDGEALLARDPLIFINTLIGSFMTHLPFQCVSLMAQTVEERHVPSLEEVVEAGLSLEGGICFTLNVFMGILLRTFGFHVQFLDGSYSASKDHHTHIVLLVKDLRSPEDDHFIDVGGGHPFLAAVAVDSLPVTFHQAGLKYTYCRRGDLVLRFHHENRNPETGQDVVAKEGRQVFHFSLNPVDFEDIRSNMDKVYVYEERSVCLQGIRAVRFPPADEIQTEDIGIIGTDTNEKSLDNKQNLNEEIEKTSMNKRDSGKKSFEENDKDDFQPTSGARAMNVETKDKNLGKELEARKSAELSDDRIMVAMKDQSLLLGRVDAATKTKVCNEKWTATLKNLFPTIPPAKVNLAVLKMIQKQS
- the LOC123765054 gene encoding uncharacterized protein isoform X2, with amino-acid sequence MVLLDRHRAIKFLEDVGIVDGEALLARDPLIFINTLIGSFMTHLPFQCVSLMAQTVEERHVPSLEEVVEAGLSLEGGICFTLNVFMGILLRTFGFHVQFLDGSYSASKDHHTHIVLLVKDLRSPEDDHFIDVGGGHPFLAAVAVDSLPVTFHQAGLKYTYCRRGDLVLRFHHENRNPETGQDVVAKEGRQVFHFSLNPVDFEDIRSNMDKVYVYEERSVCLQGIRAVRFPPADEIQTEDIGIIGTDTNEKSLDNKQNLNEEIEKTSMNKRDSGKKSFEENDKDDFQPTSGARAMNVETKDKNLGKELEARKSAELSDDRIMVAMKDQSLLLGRVDAATKTKVCNEKWTATLKNLFPTIPPAKVNLAVLKMIQKQS